One Lycium barbarum isolate Lr01 chromosome 5, ASM1917538v2, whole genome shotgun sequence genomic window carries:
- the LOC132639372 gene encoding uncharacterized protein LOC132639372, with amino-acid sequence MMIARSIQKEIMYACAKETMKAIVEDLNGDYFGILVDESKDVSHKEQMRNNEDTTAIALKYAIYSLLLEHSLIPSQTREQGYDGASNMQGKINGFKTLVLEDNPSAYCIHCFAHQLQLTFVTVAKKHYDVDQFFDIVANVLNIIGGSFKRREIPREDQRDPWQKVMNDIKSFEFVRMLQLMLKVLAIKNDLNMTLQRKYQDIVNTMKLVGFAKRQLQTMRESKWKSWIEDVSSFCVKHDILIPEMDKNYHIGKSKCKSSSVTYSHHFLIEVFNAVIDLQLAELNSRFDAVNSDLLLDLSYELDNYILFVREDSDFSNLKGLRDLSETLVETNLHKTWRLVYLLVKLSLILPLATARVERPFSSMNYIKNDL; translated from the exons ATGATGATTGCTCGAAGCATCCAAAAGGAGATCATGTATGCTTGTGCAAAAGAAACAATGAAAGCAATTGTTGAAGATTTAAATGGTGATTACTTTGGCATATTGGTTGATGAATCTAAGGATGTTTCTCATAAGGAACAAATGAGAAACAATGAAG ATACAACTGCAATTGCATTGAAATATGCTATCTATTCTTTGTTGTTAGAGCATTCATTGATTCCATCTCAAACACGGGAACAAGGTTATGATGGAGCTAGTAACATGCAAGGAAAAATCAATGGTTTTAAAACTCTAGTTCTGGAAGACAATCCTTCAGCTTATTGCATACATTGCTTTGCTCATCAGTTGCAATTGACTTTTGTAACTGTTGCAAAGAAACACTATGATGTAGATCAATTTTTTGATATTGTTGCTAATGTATTGAATATTATTGGAGGTTCTTTTAAGCGTAGGGAGATTCCTCGAGAAGATCAA AGAGATCCATGGCAAAAAGTAATGAATGATATAAAATCTTTTGAGTTTGTGCGTATGTTGCAATTGATGTTGAAAGTGTTGGCAATTAAAAATGATTTGAATATGACTTTGCAAAGAAAATATCAAGATATTGTGAATACTATGAAGCTTGTTGGTTTTGCCAAGAGGCAACTACAAACGATGAGAGAGTCTAAATGGAAATCTTGGATTGAAGATGTCTCTTCATTTTGTGTGAAGCATGATATTCTAATTCCTGAAATGGATAAGAACTATCATATTGGAAAGTCAAAGTGCAAGAGTTCAAGTGTCACATATTCTCATCATTTTCTTATAGAAGTCTTTAATGCTGTTATTGATTTGCAACTTGCGGAGCTTAATAGTCGTTTTGATGCAGTGAATAGTGATTTGCTTCTAG ATCTCAGTTACGAGCTTGACAACTATATTCTCTTTGTGAGAGAAGATAGTGATTTCTCTAACTTGAAAGGACTTCGAGATCTTTCAGAAACATTAGTTGAAACAAATCTGCACAAGACTTGGAGACTTGTTTATTTGCTTGTGAAGTTAAGCTTGATATTGCCCTTGGCTACTGCAAGAGTAGAAAGACCTTTTTCTTCAATGAACTACATAAAAAATGACTTGTGA